The Christensenella timonensis DNA segment AGCTGATCGACGAGTGTGTACGCTGCGCGGAGATGCAAATGCGCGACAAACATGACAACAGCTATGCGTTCGATTCCAATATATTGGACAAGATGAAACAGGGCGGGCTAAAAGGGATCAAGAAGTAAGCCGCCGGCGAAAAAACAGGAGGAGTTTGCGATGCAGAAAATCAAAATGGCTGTGCCTCTCGTGGAGATGGACGGCGACGAAATGACGAGGATCATCTGGGACATGATCAAAAAGAACCTGCTTACCCCCTATATCGACCTGAATACGGAGTACTACGACTTAGGGCTCCCATACAGGGACGAAACGGACGACAAGGTTACCTATGATGCGGCGAACGCGATCAAGAAATACGGGGTTGGCGTGAAGTGCGCGACCATCACGCCCAACGCACAGCGTGTGGAAGAATATAAACTCAAGGAAATGTACAAGAGCCCCAACGGGACGATCCGTGCGATCCTCGACGGAACGGTGTTCCGTGCCCCTATCGTTGTGGACGGCATTTCTCCTTCTGTCAAGACGTGGAAAAAACCCATCACCATCGCGCGCCACGCATACGGCGACGTTTACCGCAACACGGAATACCGCGTGAGCGCAAATACGAAATTCGAGATGGTATTTGAAACAGACGGCAAGGAAACGCGGCTGCCTGTGTTTGAATACGAGGGCGGCGGTGTTGCGCAGGGGATGTACAACACAGACAAGTCCATCGGCAGTTTTGCGCGCAGTTGCTTTAACTATGCGATCGACACCAAGCAGGATCTCTGGTTCGCGACGAAGGACACGATCTCCAAGATATACGACCACACGTTCAAGGATATTTTCCAGGAGATCTATGATGGCGAATACAAGGAAAAATTTGAAGCGCTGGGCATCGAATATTTCTATACGCTGATCGACGATGCAGTCGCGCGCGTGATCCGTTCGGAAGGCGGCTATATCTGGGCGTGCAAAAACTATGACGGAGATGTGATGAGCGACATGGTGGCAACGGCGTTCGGCAGCCTCGCCATGATGACGTCCGTGCTTGTATCGCCGGACGGCAACTACGAATACGAGGCGGCGCACGGAACGGTGACGCGCCACTATTACAAGCATCTTGAGGGGGAAGAAACGTCCACCAATTCCATGGCGACAATCTTCGCATGGTCGGGCGCGCTCAAAAAACGCGGCGAATTGGACGGCAACAAGGAACTGGAAGCCTTTGGCGACGCATTGGAGCGTGCGTCCATCCGTACCATCGAGGAAGGCGTGATGACCAAGGACTTAGCGCTCCTGTGGGAAAAGGAAGAAAAGACGGTCGTCAATACGGAAGGTTTTATCAAAGAAGTAGCCAAGAGACTGGATCAAGAATTGAGGGGTTAAGAAGCAATGAAATTGTACGAACAATGGCAGCAGCTTGCGCAGATGGCGCAGACGCCGCAGCAGCAACAGGCGTTTTGGGATGATTATTTTGCGGCGGAAACGCAGGTCTACAAAACGATCCTGGCGGACACCAGCGTCCTGCATGAGGGGACGATGGGAGAGGTTGCAGCCAAATTCGATATGGAGCCGGTGGTTTTCTGCGGCTTTATGGACGGGATCAATACCAGCCTGAAAAAAGAGGTCGATGTTGAAAAGCTGGAGGAAGAAACGCCCATCAAGCTGGACATCGATTTTGAAAAACTTTTTTACAACATGAATGACGCGAAGGCAAAGTGGTTATACACACTAAAGGAATGGGACGGTGTGCTTAGCCAGGAGAAACGCGACGATATCACGCGGCAGTGGCGCATGGCGGGGCAGGCAAAAAGCGAAAAAACGGTGGGCAGGAACGACCCGTGCCCGTGTGGAAGCGGTAAGAAGTATAAGAAGTGCTGCGGGAAATAGCGCGGTATGCGGCTGGCCCGCGGCCAAAAGGAGCGGTGTATGAAATATTTTAAAGTACCGAATACGAACCTTGAAGTATCCAATGTCGTCATGGGATGTATGCACTTAACGGAGCTTTCAAAGGCGGATGCTCGTAAGCTTATCGAGACGGCGCAGGAGCAGGGGATCAATTTTTTTGACCACGCCGATATTTACGACGATGGCAAATGCGAGACCCTGTTTGCAGAAGCGGTTGAAATGAACGACGACAAGCGCGAGAAAATGATTCTCCAAAGCAAGTGCGGGATCGTAAAATGCCCCGGGGACTGGGCCTATTACGATTTTTCGAGGCAGCATATCTTAGAAGCGGTCAAAGGTATCCTGAAGCGGTTAAAAACAGATTATCTGGATGTATTGCTGCTGCACAGGCCGGATACGATGATGCAGCCGGACGAGATCGCGGAAGCGTTCGATTACCTGCATGCCAAGGGCATGGTGCGTTATTTCGGCGTTTCCAACCAGAACCCCATGCAGATGCAGTTGATCCAGGGATCGGTGAAGCAGAAGCTTGCGTTCAACCAGCTTCAATTGAGCCTTGCCCATACGCCGCTCATCGATGCGGGCATGTCCGTCAATATGAAGCTTGACCAGAGCACGGACAGGGATGGCAGTATCCTTGAGTATTGCAGGCTGAATGAGGTGACGGTACAGGCATGGTCGCCGTTCCAGAAGGGATTCTTTGACGGGCCGTTTTTGGGCGACAAGGAAAACTATGCGCAGCTTAACCGGGTGATCGACCGCCTGGCGGAAAAATACAGCGTACCGAATACGGCGATCGCCGTCGCGTGGATCACGCGCCATCCGGCGAAGATGCAGGTCGTCACGGGGACGACCAAGCGGGCGCGGCTTGCCGATTGCTGCGCAGGGTCGCAGGTACCGCTCACCAAGCAGGAATGGTACGAGCTGTATCGGGCGGCAGGGAATATGATCCCGTAAACAAAGACTTGTAAAACGGTTCCGCAGTGAAATGCGGAACCGTTTTTTGTCCGACTTTTACGTGCGGTTTTAAGATGTAAAAAATGTATGTACAAATTGCGCTTTTGGCTTATATGGGATATAATGGGAGGCAGTACAGGAAAGCAAGGATAACCAATGTATACTGGAATTCCCAAAAAATTACATATGGTATGTGCATGTATGGTTGCGCTGCTCTTTTTGGCAGGTGCATTTTTTCCGGTTATAGGGCATGCTCAGGAAAAAAAGAATACCATTCGTGTCGCGTATCCGATCCAGCACGGCCTGACCGAGCTTGACGAAAATGGGAATTACAGCGGATATACCTATGAATATTTGCAGGAGATCGCGCAGTATACCGGCTGGGATCTCGAATTCGTGCAGTTCGCAGGGGAAGTCGACGAGCAGCTCAACAGTGCCCTGGAAACGGTACAAAGCGGTGAAGTGGATGTGATGGGCGGTATCGTCTACAATGAGGAACTGGCGAAGATGTACGATTATCCGAGCTATAATTATGGGACGGGATATTCGACACTGAATGTGCTGGAAGATAACACGAAGATCAATGAGACCAACCTGAAAACACTGGATAATATAAGGATTGCAATCTATGAGAAAGCGGTCACGCGCAATGCCGAGCTGCAGCAATTTTGCGAGGCCAATGGACTTTCTCCCGAGATTATTTCCTTTGATTCGCTCAAAGGGGCGGAAGACGCGGTCCGCGATGGGCAGGCCGATGCGATGATCGGGAATGACCTGACGCCGGTTGAGGGCATGCGCAGCGTCGCAAATTTTGCGCCTAAGCCATATTATTTTATTGCCACAAAAGGGGATACGGAAATCGTCAATGGCCTTAACGCGGCAATTTTGAAGATCAACGACGCCGATCCGTATTTTGCGACGACGCTTTATGAGAAATACTTCAAAAACGATACGGGTAAGCTGTATCTTTCAGATGAAGAACAGGAATATGTGCAAAATGCCGGAACCATTCGTGTGGGCGTCACGACGGGGAGGGCGCCTTTTCAATATGTGGACGAGCAAAGCGGTGAAGCAAAGGGGATTTCGATTGATTTGCTTGATTATATTTCAGAAAGCACGGGGCTTTCCTTTCAAATCGTGACCGCATCGGATTACGATGAACTGATGCAATTGGTGAATGACGGCGATGTGGAGATGATCGCAGGGATGAACTACGATTACGATACCGCCGCTGAATATGGAGCGGCGTTAACGCGGCCGTTCATAACATCGCAGTCTGTGCTTGTCCTCAATAAGAAGGCGGAGAATAGTGATTTGACTGGCAAAAAAGTAGCGGTGGTCGAGGGCACGATCCTGCCGGAGGGATACGAAGAAGAGGTAGTAGTTTTATGGTATACCACTCCGGAAGCATGCATCTCAGCAGTCAATAAGGGAGAAGTGGATTATACCTATGGGGACGGTTATGCCGTACAGTATTATGTCAATCAGTCGCGGTATGAAAATGTCGTGCTTATTCCGCAGTCCAGCCAGACGCAGAAGCTATGTTTCGGCATCGTAAAGCCAGCCGACGCAAACCTGCTTTCGACGATCAACAAAGCGATACGCAGTATTCCGACGGAAACGATGCAGTCGATCATGAACAGTAATACGATCCGGCCGCAGGACAAAGTCACATGGACGGACTATGTGGAATCGAACCCGTGGGAAGTCCTTGCAGCGGTCATCGTTCTCGCAGCGGCCGTAATCGTATTGCTGGCGCTGTTTTCCAGGCGGCGGGCGCGCCTCAGCAGGAAGGTTGCGCTGGAAAACGAACGGTTCAGGCAGTTATACGACTTATCCAACGAATATATCTTTGAATACAACTTCGAAAAGGATGAAATGATCTTCTCAGAGAGAAGCGCGCGTTTGTTTGATTCCGAACGGGTGGTCGGGAATTATTTTGCACACCTGCAGGAGGCATCGGGAGAAGGGAAAGATATCAGCGAAGCTTTCGGTAAGCTCAAAGAGGAGGGCGGTACCGTGGAAGATGTGCAGGTGAAGCTGCCCGACGGCAAGCTGCACTGGCTACGCATTACCGCAAAGGCCGTTTATGATTCGGAAGGTAAGCTGATTATGGCGATCGGTAAGATCGTGGACATACAGGAAGAGCGGGAGGAAAAAGACCGACTGCTCGCCCAGGCGCAAAACGATAGCCTGACCAATATCTACAACGCCGCGTCCTGCCGAGAAAAGGTGGATGGATATTTAAGACAGGCGAAAGAGGGCCGTGCAGGCGCGCTTTTGATACTGGATATCGACCATTTCAAAAGCATCAACGACAGGTATGGCCATTATGTCGGGGATCAGGTGCTGATCAAGACGGCAGAAGTTTTGAAGAAAGTGTTCCGGGTGGACGACGTGGTCGGGCGTTTGGGCGGCGACGAATTTTGTATTTTTATGAAGGGGGCGCACGAAACGCGGCAGGTCAGAAAAAAGTACGAGGAGGTCAGGTCGGAGCTCCGCAAAAGGATTGAACTGCAGGGCGGCGAACTCACGGTCAGCGTAGGCGCGGCTTTTACAGAAAAAGGACAGGATTTTACAGAGGTATACAAGAAAGCGGATGCGGCGCTGTATGTTGTCAAGGAGCGCAGCAGGGACGGGATAGAAATAATCTGACAATTTTTTCCAAAAGAAAAGGGCGTAAACATCAGTGTTTACGCCCTTTTTTACGAATGTCAAGCGATGGCGCGTATGTAAAGTTTATGAAAAGACCTATACTTTTAACGGGGATAACTATATAATAATAGTAACCAATCAAGTGATGGAGAATGGCTTATGAAAAGGGGAAGCGGGGTCTTACTGCATATCACATCCTTACCCTCTCCGTATGGGATCGGTACGCTTGGAAAGGCGGCGTACGACTTTGTCGACGCGCTTCATGAGGCGAAGCAGTCGTACTGGCAGATGCTGCCTACGCCGCCCACCGGTTATGCCGACAGTCCATACCAGGGGCTTTCCGCCTTTGCCAACAATCCATATTTTATCGACCTTGACCTTCTGATCGAAGAAGGACTGCTGGAAAAAGAGGACGCCGCACCGCTCGTAACGGATGAGCATGGCAAGGCGCTTTTCGGAAACCAGCTGATGTACAAAGACGACATTCTGAAAAAAGCCTACCGCAATGGGATCAAGAGGTACAAAGACGAATTCACTGGGTATAAATATGCAAACGCGGATTGGCTGTTCGATTATTCGCTTTTCGCTGTGTTTCGCAGGCAATTCCGTTCACGGGGCTATTTTGACTGGGATGAGAAGGTAAAGCGGCGTGACCAGGCGGCGGTGATGGAGCTGGCACAGGAGCACGAGGAAGAGATCGAAGCAGTTCGTTTTGCGCAATTCCTGTTTGAAAAGCAGTGGCGTGCTTTAAAAGAATATGCGAACGGAAAAGGGATCAGTCTGATCGGCGATATCCCCATTTATGTCTCTTTTGATTCGGACGCGATGTGGGCGCACCCGGAGCTGTTCCTGCCAAACGGTATGGTGGCGGGAACGCCGCCCGATTGCTTCAGCAGACAGGGGCAAATGTGGGAAAACCCGCTTTATGACTGGGATTATATGAAAGAGCACGGATTTTCGTGGTGGGTCGAGCGGGTCAAACGGTGTTTTGAATTCTTTGATATCATCCGCATCGACCATTTCCGTGGATTTGAATCATTTTACCAGATCCCGCGGGATAAAAAACCAAAGGACGGGCACTGGGTCAAGGGCCCGGGGCACGACCTGTTCGAAGCGATCAAGCGGGAGGTGCCGTATCCGGCGATCATCGCGGAGGATCTGGGCTTGATCACGCAGGAAGTACGGGATTTTTTAGGGCGGTGCGGGTTCCCCGGCAATAAGGTGCTCCAGTTTGCCTTTGAACAGCAAAACAGCGAATATTTGCCGCACAACTATCCGCATCATTGCGTCGCCTATACGGGGACGCACGATAACGATACGACAAAAGGCTGGTTTACACATCTCGGCGAACAGGGCAGGGAACGGCTGTTTGCCTATCTTGGGCACGAGTGTGGAAAAAACGAGGCGGCGTGGGAATTGATCCGCTTGGCAATGATGAGTGTGGCGGATATTTGTATCATCCCGATGCAGGACATTTTGAACCTGGGGACATCGGCGCGCATGAACTATCCGGGGCGCGCGCTCGGGTATTGGAAATGGCGCATGAAACCGGAGGCGTTCACAGATAAGGTGAAAAAGCGCCTGCGTGAAACGACAGAAATATATGGCCGTGCGTGCGAAACGGAAGCGTAAAAAACAGCCCTTGCAGGCTGCGTAAATTCAAGAAAAAATGACGGAGGAATAAAAGATGAAAATTGATTTTAACAATATGCTGGAAAAGAACGTGGGCAAGCATGGGCTTACGGAGGAACAGATCAACAAGATGAGCGAAAAGATCCCCATGGTGCACCGCAATATGAATGAAAAGAAGGCTTCCATGGCATGGCGCTCGCTGCCGTATAACCAAAAAGAGATCGTAGCGGATATGAAGGCACAGGCACAGCGCATCAATGCGGATTTTGAAAATTTTGTCGTGCTTGGGATCGGCGGTAGCGCGCTCGGTTCAAAGGCGCTGTTTACCGGGACGAAGCACCTGAAATACAATGAAATCCCGCGTGAAAAACGCGGCGGCGTACGGTTTTATGTGGTGGACAATGTGGATCCGGACGGGATCAACGCGCTGCTCGACGTGATCGACGTCAAAAAGACGTGCTTCCACGTGATCACCAAGAGCGGCAATACAGTCGAAACGATGTCGCAGTTTATGATCGTCCTCGCAAAATTGAAGGAAGAACTGGGTGACAATTACAAAGACAATATCGTGATCACTACCGACAAGGA contains these protein-coding regions:
- a CDS encoding NADP-dependent isocitrate dehydrogenase, which translates into the protein MQKIKMAVPLVEMDGDEMTRIIWDMIKKNLLTPYIDLNTEYYDLGLPYRDETDDKVTYDAANAIKKYGVGVKCATITPNAQRVEEYKLKEMYKSPNGTIRAILDGTVFRAPIVVDGISPSVKTWKKPITIARHAYGDVYRNTEYRVSANTKFEMVFETDGKETRLPVFEYEGGGVAQGMYNTDKSIGSFARSCFNYAIDTKQDLWFATKDTISKIYDHTFKDIFQEIYDGEYKEKFEALGIEYFYTLIDDAVARVIRSEGGYIWACKNYDGDVMSDMVATAFGSLAMMTSVLVSPDGNYEYEAAHGTVTRHYYKHLEGEETSTNSMATIFAWSGALKKRGELDGNKELEAFGDALERASIRTIEEGVMTKDLALLWEKEEKTVVNTEGFIKEVAKRLDQELRG
- a CDS encoding SEC-C metal-binding domain-containing protein, with translation MKLYEQWQQLAQMAQTPQQQQAFWDDYFAAETQVYKTILADTSVLHEGTMGEVAAKFDMEPVVFCGFMDGINTSLKKEVDVEKLEEETPIKLDIDFEKLFYNMNDAKAKWLYTLKEWDGVLSQEKRDDITRQWRMAGQAKSEKTVGRNDPCPCGSGKKYKKCCGK
- a CDS encoding aldo/keto reductase; this encodes MKYFKVPNTNLEVSNVVMGCMHLTELSKADARKLIETAQEQGINFFDHADIYDDGKCETLFAEAVEMNDDKREKMILQSKCGIVKCPGDWAYYDFSRQHILEAVKGILKRLKTDYLDVLLLHRPDTMMQPDEIAEAFDYLHAKGMVRYFGVSNQNPMQMQLIQGSVKQKLAFNQLQLSLAHTPLIDAGMSVNMKLDQSTDRDGSILEYCRLNEVTVQAWSPFQKGFFDGPFLGDKENYAQLNRVIDRLAEKYSVPNTAIAVAWITRHPAKMQVVTGTTKRARLADCCAGSQVPLTKQEWYELYRAAGNMIP
- a CDS encoding diguanylate cyclase; this encodes MYTGIPKKLHMVCACMVALLFLAGAFFPVIGHAQEKKNTIRVAYPIQHGLTELDENGNYSGYTYEYLQEIAQYTGWDLEFVQFAGEVDEQLNSALETVQSGEVDVMGGIVYNEELAKMYDYPSYNYGTGYSTLNVLEDNTKINETNLKTLDNIRIAIYEKAVTRNAELQQFCEANGLSPEIISFDSLKGAEDAVRDGQADAMIGNDLTPVEGMRSVANFAPKPYYFIATKGDTEIVNGLNAAILKINDADPYFATTLYEKYFKNDTGKLYLSDEEQEYVQNAGTIRVGVTTGRAPFQYVDEQSGEAKGISIDLLDYISESTGLSFQIVTASDYDELMQLVNDGDVEMIAGMNYDYDTAAEYGAALTRPFITSQSVLVLNKKAENSDLTGKKVAVVEGTILPEGYEEEVVVLWYTTPEACISAVNKGEVDYTYGDGYAVQYYVNQSRYENVVLIPQSSQTQKLCFGIVKPADANLLSTINKAIRSIPTETMQSIMNSNTIRPQDKVTWTDYVESNPWEVLAAVIVLAAAVIVLLALFSRRRARLSRKVALENERFRQLYDLSNEYIFEYNFEKDEMIFSERSARLFDSERVVGNYFAHLQEASGEGKDISEAFGKLKEEGGTVEDVQVKLPDGKLHWLRITAKAVYDSEGKLIMAIGKIVDIQEEREEKDRLLAQAQNDSLTNIYNAASCREKVDGYLRQAKEGRAGALLILDIDHFKSINDRYGHYVGDQVLIKTAEVLKKVFRVDDVVGRLGGDEFCIFMKGAHETRQVRKKYEEVRSELRKRIELQGGELTVSVGAAFTEKGQDFTEVYKKADAALYVVKERSRDGIEII
- the malQ gene encoding 4-alpha-glucanotransferase, yielding MKRGSGVLLHITSLPSPYGIGTLGKAAYDFVDALHEAKQSYWQMLPTPPTGYADSPYQGLSAFANNPYFIDLDLLIEEGLLEKEDAAPLVTDEHGKALFGNQLMYKDDILKKAYRNGIKRYKDEFTGYKYANADWLFDYSLFAVFRRQFRSRGYFDWDEKVKRRDQAAVMELAQEHEEEIEAVRFAQFLFEKQWRALKEYANGKGISLIGDIPIYVSFDSDAMWAHPELFLPNGMVAGTPPDCFSRQGQMWENPLYDWDYMKEHGFSWWVERVKRCFEFFDIIRIDHFRGFESFYQIPRDKKPKDGHWVKGPGHDLFEAIKREVPYPAIIAEDLGLITQEVRDFLGRCGFPGNKVLQFAFEQQNSEYLPHNYPHHCVAYTGTHDNDTTKGWFTHLGEQGRERLFAYLGHECGKNEAAWELIRLAMMSVADICIIPMQDILNLGTSARMNYPGRALGYWKWRMKPEAFTDKVKKRLRETTEIYGRACETEA